Proteins from a single region of Shinella zoogloeoides:
- a CDS encoding sensor histidine kinase, translating into MVNGWLTRRGKRLLAAGSALASLALAGPAHAAPYLATTEVVTGSLLLGVLSAAMISAVWMIRLRGRVEAEHRELRAHLSDARHTVSRLQALIGDKNRRIVMWDGLSGKPEFLGQLPPETGAPQADRDFLAFGRWLKPASASEIERAVEKLRSQAQSFDLVVETTREEVLEAQGRVSGGQAFVRFVALNNLRAEAAGLKLERDRLVAALTTLQGLLDQIDLPVWQRAADGSLAWVNEAYAEAVEAKDAAGAVTEGRELLPTIAREKIRATSTYDTPFRDKVSTVVHGNRSFFDVVDARSASGSAGIAVNVSDVEAVREELVRTLKSHAETLDHLATPVAIFDGDQRLQFYNQAFQTMWEIDTAFLESKPGNGELLDRLRAAAKLPEQLNWKQWKETALSVYRAIDTQTDLWHLPNGQTLRVFATARPQGGATWVFENLTEKVDLETRYNTLVQVQDETIDHLAEGVAVFSPDGRIRLSNPAFRALWGISEAEAKSGTHIRAIEQACAPSYDKPDGWKRFAHMITSFDDERPSCQGVLELRTGLILDFAVIPLSNAQTMLTFVNVTDSVRVSRALTEKNEALRKADALKNDFVQHVSYELRSPLTNIIGFADLLKTPTMGDLNDRQSEYVDHIATSSAVLLTIVNDILDLATVDAGIMELDYTEINLTDLIDDVSMQFADRLHDAQVTLEITAPDNLGTIVADQQRLKQILIKLLSNAANFAPPGSAIGFKCWREGSDLVFTVSDRGPGIPQDVLTTVFNRFESHGRHGGAGLGLSIVESFVSLHHGTVKIDSHEGRGTDVTVRIPSATMTSFAAAE; encoded by the coding sequence ATGGTTAACGGCTGGTTGACGCGGCGCGGCAAGCGCCTGCTGGCGGCCGGCTCGGCGCTGGCGTCGCTTGCTCTTGCAGGCCCGGCCCATGCCGCCCCCTATCTCGCCACCACGGAAGTCGTGACCGGCTCCCTGCTGCTCGGCGTCCTGTCGGCGGCGATGATCTCTGCCGTCTGGATGATCCGCCTGCGCGGCCGCGTGGAGGCCGAGCACCGCGAGCTGCGCGCGCATCTTTCCGACGCCCGCCACACCGTTTCCCGCCTGCAGGCGCTGATCGGCGACAAGAACCGCCGCATCGTCATGTGGGACGGGCTTTCCGGCAAGCCGGAATTTCTGGGCCAGCTTCCGCCGGAAACCGGCGCGCCGCAGGCCGACCGCGATTTCCTCGCCTTTGGCCGCTGGCTGAAGCCGGCCTCGGCCAGCGAGATCGAGCGCGCCGTCGAGAAACTGCGCTCGCAGGCCCAGAGCTTCGACCTCGTCGTGGAAACCACCCGCGAGGAAGTGCTGGAAGCGCAGGGCCGCGTTTCCGGCGGGCAGGCCTTCGTGCGCTTCGTGGCGCTCAACAACCTGCGCGCGGAAGCCGCCGGGCTGAAGCTCGAGCGCGACCGGCTGGTCGCGGCGCTGACGACCCTTCAGGGCCTGCTCGACCAGATCGACCTGCCCGTCTGGCAGCGCGCCGCGGACGGTTCGCTGGCCTGGGTGAACGAAGCCTATGCGGAAGCCGTCGAGGCCAAGGATGCGGCCGGCGCCGTCACCGAGGGCCGCGAGCTGCTGCCGACCATCGCGCGCGAAAAAATCCGCGCCACCAGCACCTATGACACGCCGTTCCGCGACAAGGTCTCGACCGTCGTGCACGGCAACCGCAGCTTCTTCGACGTGGTCGATGCGCGCAGCGCAAGCGGCTCCGCCGGCATCGCCGTCAACGTCTCCGATGTCGAGGCGGTGCGCGAGGAACTGGTGCGCACGCTGAAAAGCCATGCCGAGACGCTCGACCATCTGGCGACGCCCGTCGCAATCTTCGACGGCGACCAGCGCCTGCAGTTCTACAACCAGGCCTTCCAGACCATGTGGGAGATCGACACCGCGTTCCTGGAAAGCAAGCCCGGCAACGGCGAGCTGCTGGACCGCCTGCGCGCGGCGGCAAAACTGCCGGAACAGCTCAACTGGAAACAGTGGAAGGAAACCGCGCTTTCCGTCTACCGCGCCATCGACACCCAGACCGACCTCTGGCACCTGCCGAACGGCCAGACGCTGCGCGTCTTCGCCACCGCCCGCCCGCAGGGCGGCGCGACCTGGGTCTTCGAGAACCTGACGGAAAAGGTCGATCTCGAAACGCGCTACAACACGCTGGTTCAGGTGCAGGACGAGACGATCGATCATCTGGCCGAAGGCGTCGCGGTGTTCAGCCCGGACGGGCGCATCCGCCTGTCCAACCCGGCCTTCCGGGCGCTCTGGGGCATCAGCGAGGCCGAGGCGAAGTCGGGTACGCATATCCGCGCCATCGAGCAGGCCTGCGCGCCGTCCTACGACAAGCCGGACGGCTGGAAGCGCTTCGCGCACATGATCACCAGCTTCGACGACGAGCGGCCTTCCTGCCAGGGCGTGCTGGAGCTGCGCACCGGCCTCATCCTCGATTTCGCGGTCATTCCGCTTTCCAACGCGCAGACGATGCTGACCTTCGTCAACGTCACCGACAGCGTGCGCGTCAGCCGGGCTCTCACCGAGAAGAACGAGGCGCTACGCAAGGCCGACGCGCTAAAGAACGATTTCGTGCAGCACGTTTCCTACGAGCTGCGCTCGCCGCTGACCAACATCATCGGTTTCGCCGATCTCCTGAAGACGCCGACCATGGGCGACCTCAACGATCGGCAGTCCGAATATGTCGACCATATCGCGACGTCCTCGGCGGTGCTGCTGACCATCGTCAACGACATCCTCGACCTTGCCACCGTCGATGCCGGCATCATGGAACTCGACTATACCGAGATCAACCTGACGGACCTCATCGACGACGTGTCGATGCAGTTCGCCGACCGGCTGCACGATGCGCAGGTGACGCTGGAAATCACCGCGCCCGACAATCTCGGCACCATCGTCGCGGACCAGCAGCGTCTCAAGCAGATTCTCATCAAGCTCCTGAGCAACGCCGCGAATTTCGCACCGCCCGGCAGCGCCATCGGCTTCAAATGCTGGCGCGAGGGCAGCGACCTCGTCTTCACGGTCTCCGACCGGGGACCGGGCATTCCGCAGGATGTGCTGACGACGGTGTTCAACCGCTTCGAAAGCCACGGCCGCCATGGCGGCGCGGGTCTTGGCCTTTCCATCGTGGAGAGCTTCGTCAGCCTCCACCACGGCACCGTCAAGATCGACAGCCACGAGGGCCGCGGCACCGATGTCACGGTACGCATTCCCTCGGCGACGATGACGTCGTTCGCGGCCGCGGAATAG
- the tsaE gene encoding tRNA (adenosine(37)-N6)-threonylcarbamoyltransferase complex ATPase subunit type 1 TsaE: protein MALDIFLADEAATIRFGEDMAIGLKRGDYVALSGDLGAGKSTFSRAVIRAIADDAYLEVPSPTFTLVQSYDLSVPVAHFDLYRIADAAEIDELGFDEALADGICLVEWPEKGEGALPADGIALTFTHEGDGRRVDIDGPAPALARIQRSLAIRAFLDEAGYRDAIRRHLTGDASVRAYEHVISGGTRYVLMDAPRHTPGPILAHGKYYQQIAHIAEDVKPFIAVGRHLVSRDLRAPAIYETDIEQGILLIEDLGSEGVLDAEGAPIAERYLESAACLAKMHGQPFARDLPVADGIVHTVPDFDRDAMQIEVSLLTDWYLPWKRGTPASEDERREYIAIWDGLIESLAAAEHNLLLRDFHSPNIIWRPEAHGTDRVGIIDFQDAMIGPSAYDVASLVQDARVDIPGELADSMLAHYLSLREKQGGFDGDRFLRDWHVMAAQRNCKLVGIWVRLMQRDGKPAYMRHMPRTFRNLTRALSHPDLAPLRDWCEKAGILATES from the coding sequence ATGGCGCTCGACATCTTCCTTGCCGACGAAGCCGCGACCATCCGCTTCGGGGAGGACATGGCGATTGGGCTCAAGCGCGGCGACTATGTCGCGCTGTCGGGTGATCTCGGCGCGGGAAAGTCGACCTTTTCGCGCGCGGTGATCCGCGCTATCGCGGACGATGCCTATCTGGAAGTGCCGAGCCCCACCTTCACGCTCGTGCAGAGCTACGACCTCAGCGTTCCCGTCGCCCATTTCGATCTCTACCGCATCGCGGATGCCGCCGAGATCGATGAACTCGGATTCGACGAGGCGCTTGCGGACGGCATCTGCCTCGTCGAATGGCCGGAAAAGGGCGAAGGCGCCCTGCCCGCCGATGGCATCGCATTGACCTTCACGCATGAGGGCGATGGGCGGCGTGTTGACATCGACGGCCCGGCGCCGGCGCTTGCCCGCATCCAGCGGTCCCTCGCCATCCGCGCCTTCCTCGACGAAGCCGGCTACCGCGATGCCATCCGCCGGCACCTGACGGGCGACGCCTCCGTGCGCGCCTATGAGCACGTCATCTCCGGCGGCACGCGCTACGTGCTGATGGACGCGCCGCGCCACACGCCCGGCCCGATCCTCGCCCATGGCAAATATTACCAGCAGATCGCCCATATCGCCGAGGATGTGAAACCGTTCATCGCGGTCGGCCGACATCTCGTGTCCCGCGACCTGCGCGCACCCGCCATCTACGAGACGGATATCGAGCAGGGCATCCTGCTGATCGAAGACCTCGGCAGCGAAGGCGTTCTCGATGCGGAGGGCGCGCCGATCGCGGAGCGCTACCTGGAGAGCGCGGCCTGCCTCGCAAAGATGCACGGCCAGCCTTTCGCGCGCGATCTTCCGGTGGCGGACGGTATCGTCCATACCGTGCCGGATTTCGACCGCGACGCCATGCAGATCGAGGTGAGCCTGCTCACCGACTGGTATCTGCCCTGGAAACGCGGCACACCGGCGAGCGAGGACGAGCGCCGCGAATACATCGCCATCTGGGACGGGCTGATCGAAAGCCTTGCGGCCGCCGAGCACAATCTTCTCCTGCGCGACTTCCATTCGCCGAACATCATCTGGCGACCGGAAGCCCACGGCACCGACCGGGTCGGCATCATCGATTTCCAGGATGCGATGATCGGCCCTTCCGCCTATGACGTCGCCTCGCTGGTGCAGGACGCCCGCGTCGACATTCCGGGCGAACTGGCGGATAGCATGCTCGCCCATTACCTTTCCCTGCGGGAGAAGCAGGGCGGCTTCGACGGGGATCGCTTCCTGCGCGACTGGCATGTCATGGCGGCGCAGCGCAATTGCAAGCTCGTCGGCATCTGGGTGCGGCTGATGCAGCGCGACGGCAAGCCGGCCTATATGCGCCACATGCCGCGCACCTTCCGCAATCTCACGCGGGCGCTTTCCCATCCCGACCTCGCCCCCTTGCGCGACTGGTGCGAAAAGGCTGGAATCCTCGCAACCGAATCATAG
- a CDS encoding nucleotidyltransferase family protein produces MKIEDAMVLAAGLGTRLRPITNTMPKPLVPVAGKPMIDYGLDALAEAGVKRAVVNVHHFADQMTAHLANRTVPEIVLSDETDQLMNSGGGLARGLKLLARDPVLVMNADLFWIGEKPGRKTNLQRLAETFDPDTMDMLMLCVKLEDTTGHNGKKDFSLDAEGRLTRYREGSGTPVVYAGALALMPVLLDDAPDDAFNLNIYFDRAIEKGRLHGIMLEGHWITVGTPEAIGAAEAVIGAFREAAA; encoded by the coding sequence ATGAAGATCGAAGACGCCATGGTGCTGGCCGCCGGCCTTGGAACGCGCCTGCGCCCCATCACCAACACCATGCCCAAGCCCCTCGTGCCCGTCGCCGGCAAGCCGATGATCGACTACGGGCTGGATGCGCTGGCGGAAGCGGGCGTCAAACGCGCCGTCGTCAACGTCCACCATTTCGCCGACCAGATGACGGCGCATCTTGCAAACCGCACCGTGCCGGAGATCGTGCTTTCCGACGAGACGGACCAGTTGATGAATTCCGGCGGGGGGCTTGCAAGGGGCCTGAAGCTGCTTGCGCGCGACCCCGTCCTCGTCATGAACGCCGACCTCTTCTGGATCGGCGAGAAACCCGGCCGGAAGACCAATCTCCAGCGGCTCGCGGAAACCTTCGATCCCGATACCATGGACATGCTCATGCTCTGCGTGAAGCTCGAGGATACGACGGGGCACAACGGCAAGAAGGACTTTTCGCTCGATGCGGAAGGCCGCCTTACCCGCTACCGGGAAGGCAGCGGCACGCCGGTCGTCTATGCCGGAGCGCTCGCCCTGATGCCTGTTCTGCTCGACGATGCGCCCGATGACGCCTTCAACCTCAATATCTATTTCGACCGCGCCATCGAGAAGGGCCGGCTGCACGGCATCATGCTGGAAGGCCACTGGATCACCGTCGGCACGCCCGAGGCGATCGGCGCGGCCGAGGCCGTGATCGGCGCCTTCCGCGAGGCGGCAGCGTGA